In the genome of Acaryochloris sp. CCMEE 5410, the window CAACCCTTCCAATCAAGATTTGGCTTGAACTAGGTTTTCCTGCACTGATAAGTTTCATTGCTATCCATCTAGAATTTATGTTTAAACGAAGTATTAGATATAAGCTTCTCTCCGCAGGTTCATATCCCGTATGTATGAATTTTCCGAATGATGATATCACTAAGCTTTTTCGATCCCAAACAAGGCTCCAAATTTCATATGTTACCTAATAGGAATCAACCTCTTTAAAAAATATGAAGTCCCTTCATCGTGCATTCCGTTCATCAGCGCTGGCAGGCCTATTTATGGCTATATCTATGTGCAGCTTAGGCCTATGGCAGAGCTTGAGGGTATATGCTAACGTGCCAAGTTCAAAAATTTCGCCTGAAGAAACAAATCTTGAAAAGCAGCCTTTTGACTATTGGAAGCTTGGTAGGCAGATCGTCTTGGTGTTTGGGGTTATTGGAACAGTTTGGTTTGCAATAGTTTTTTTTCAAAAGGGATGCGTTGTAATTGGAGAAGATGAAGTTGGTATCAAGTACAAGAAATTCAGTCTTAATCCCTTTCAGCCAAAGTCTTCTCGCAGACAATTAATTTCTAGGAATAAAGAGCCAGGATATCAACCCGATACCATTGATAGTGGTTGGACATGGTTGTTTCCTGGCATGTATACCATATACAAGGAGCCTGTAGTTGAGGTACCTCCTGGAGAAATTGCTCTTGTTTTTGCCCATGATGGAGAAGATATTCCTAATGAACGCATACTAGCAAAATACGTTAAATGTAATAGCTTTCAAGATGGTGATATCTTTTTACAAAAAGGTGGTGAAAAAGGACGGCAGTTAGGTATTTTAACAGGAGGGACTTCTTATCGAATTAACACGAAACTATTTACGGTAATTACTCGCTCTAACTTAGCTGACCATGATTCAACACTAAAGCCTGAAGACCTACTAGTTTACAAGATAGACTCAGATAAAATTGGGATTGTAACTACCTCAGACGGTGCACCCCTCGAAACCGGAGAGATAGCAGGTCCTACTATCTCAGGTCACGATAATTTTCAAAGTCCCCAAAAGTTTATCGATGGAGGAGGTAATAAAGGACTGCAAGAAGATGTTCTCTCTTCTGGACCATGGAATTTAAATCCTTGGTTTGTGAAAGTAGAACAAGTGCCCCTAACGGAGATACGCGAGGGAACAGTCGGTGTTGTAGTTTCATTAATTGGTGAGGGGAAAATGGGGAGGAGCATTGAAAACTCTTCCTCTGAGTTGAGCCTATTTACCAATAGATATGATTTAGTTGATCGAGGAAAGAGAGGTGTTTGGAAAGAACCTCTTGATGTTGGTTCATACCCAATTAATACGAAAGTCAGGCGAATTGTGCTTGTTCCAACACATCAAATCACTTTAGATTGGTCAAACGATGAAAGCAAGCCGGATGAAAACTACGATAAATCGCTGGGCACCTTAACTCTGCGACTTAAGGATAGAATTCCTGTAGATATAGTAGTAAGACAGCGCTTTAGAGTACCTAAAGAGAACGCGCCTCTTATGGTTTCACAAATCGGCTCCCCAGGAGACATAACTACAAACTCGATAATCACTGATTATAGTGCGACTGTCCAAAAATATAAATCTATTCGAGATCTCATCGTCAGAGTGTTAGAGCCAACAGTCAGGAGCTATTTCTATAATGCGGTTCAAGACTGTGAGGCGGAGGATTTTTACATTCACCGAAGCGACCAACAGAAAGATGCTGCTCAATATCTAAAGGGAGTCTTGAGAGAGCATGGAGTGGAGGCAATTGACACGCTAATAGGCGAGATAGATCTGCCAGATGTATTCGATAATCTTGAAATTAAGCGCAAGTTAGAGGAAAAAAAGAGGAATCTGATAGAACAAGAAATATTAACTGAGGATCTCAAACGGAAGTTGGCTTATTTGAAGGCAGTTACAGGGAAGCAAGAAGAACTAGTTAATTCTCAAATGAGTTTAGAATTTGCCGAGCGAGAGGCTCAGGTCAAACTTCAAAAAGCACTTGCTGACGCGAAAGCTATGCGAGAACAGGGACGAGCTCAAGCTGATGTGGAACTAGCTCTTAGACAAGCAATTAGTGACGCTCTTGGTCAAAGGGCTTATATCGAGATAGAAAAACTAAAGGAGATAAGTAAGTTTAAGCTGCCTCCCATTGTTGGAGGAAATGAAGGCTCCGGTGCTGGATTATTGATTGATACGTTGTTGGCTTCAGTAATGGAGAACTTAACAAGTGGCAATTCCGAAGCAATCAGTGGAAGCATTATTGAACAGGTTGCAGCTTTATTTTCGATAGATTTGAATGAACCAGAATCTAAGCAGCTTAAAAGTTCGTCAGATATACAAGTTGTTAACTCTGAGACGACGGCTTCATTGTCTGAAGATACTTCAGTTGTTTGCAACAGCTGCGGAACTCTGAATCCTCCTAACCATAAGTTTTGCTTTGAGTGTAGTAGTCCTTTGGTATACTCCTCAGACTCAAAAAAGTGAAATGTGAAGTGGTCCCCACTGATTGGACAATTTTAGAGGGGAGCTAAGCTCTGATAATAGATTTAATCAACCCAGTCAGAGTTACGCCTAGTTTTGTATCCTAAGGTAGCGGGTAATATATGGATGCCATTCAGCTTAGCTCCAGCGCAAACCCTGGTAGTACATCTTCCCCAGACACAGTAGCCGGAAGCAGCACAATTTCGGCCTCTTTCCCCGCTCGATATATCTCTACTGTTTGATCCTGAGGATTAATCAACCACCCCAGCCTCAAGCCACTGTCTAGATACTCCAACATCTTTGCCTGTAAAGGCCCCAAGCGATCGCTTTTTGAGCGGAGTTCAATCACAAAGTCGGGACAAATGGGCGGAAACTGCTCCTTTTCCTCTAGGGAAAGCGCATCCCAACGTTCTTGGCTCACCCAGGCAGCATCAGGAGAACGATCCCCTCCACCAGGCAGTTTGAACATAGTGGACGAACTAAAGACTATACCTAGGCCAGCTTGGCGATTCCAGAGATTGAGGTCAGTAATATAGTCTGCTTCCTTGCTTCCACTTCCACCACCAACTGGGGGCATAATGATCAATTCTCCCATTGGGCTACGCTCCATAGCCACGTCTTTATTGGCCATACACAGTTTATAAAACTGCTCATCGGTCAGTGTCACTACCGGTTCTAAGTTGAGCGTGATAGCCGTCATAACTGGAATTCGCGATCTTACGGATTCATTATTTGTAGAAGCGCTGACTCTAAGATTACACACAATGCCTACTGATTGGCTTTTGCTCACAATCTCAACCACAGATTTGGGAGCAGCATACCCCGTCTGCTTGGCACAGGGTAGAAGTTTTTCACAGGCTGAATCGAAAGTTCAGCAGCTCTCTACTCATCCGTATGCCAAGGATCCTTCGTAAAATTCTCATCCAAAATCCGCTTAGGCCGCATCACCAAAACCACCTGCCCATAAAGCTTCTGCTCAGGAGCCTCCGCAAACCACTGCACCTGTAACTGCCCATCCGCCTCCACCAAAAAATAGCAGTCCTCATGCCACTGCCGCTGATCGCGATCAACAATCACCAACACCTCCTCCGTTGGCCGAGGCAGATCCAGGCCTAAATCTTGCACCTGCGCTAACAACGCCACCGGATCCTCCGCCCGCAAAATCACCTGCCACCCTGGCACTGGCACCCAAGCACAAGTTCCTGAAAACTGCACCATCCCAAACGGCTCTTCCTCCTCCACCACAGGCACCGCCTTCAAATCCGTCAGAGTCAACGGCAAGTGCCCCATCACCGGCATCAATCGGGGCAACTCCTCCTCCGATTCCAACCGAAAAAACGGTAGGCGAGGAGCCTCTTTCGCCTTCACCACCGAGAAATCACTCAACAGCATTTGTAGCTGCTCTCGTGCTGAATCACTATGGGCAAACTTTAGCCCCTGGCCAATTAAACGAGAGCGCTCCTGCAAATCATCCTTTTGACGGGCAAAATACCAGCATCGATAGGCCATGGCATCTCCCGGTGTATCGGTGAATCCCACCGGAGTCTCCGAGAGACGACTGAACTCCTTCATCGCTTTTGCGATCGCACGGGCTTCATCTGCATCCAACTGCTTCTCAGCCGCCAGAGTAGCTGCTGCCGCTCGTTCCACCTGATTCAACACCCGAAACTCATAGAGAATATCGCTACGGCGCTCACCAAAATATTGGCAAGCCGCCTCTGCCCCCTTATCCTTCAGGTTTTGATAGACCTGTCCCGCCACAATAATTTGGTTCTGCTGAATCGGCTCAATCCCAGATTCTTCAAAAATCTGCTGGGGACTATAGCCCGCTTTCTGGAGCTGCTGACATGCCATGCCCCAGTCCACCCAGGTTTTCTCCTTACGGCGCAGCATCAGCAAAAGCTGGTCAACATCAATATCAGGGCTAGATCCAGGGGGCGTAAAGGAAGTCATGGGCAAAGGTCGCGATCAACAGAATTACTGGGGACGAACAATCAGTTCTTCTAGGGTACGGGTTTGGGTACGCGGATCATACCCAATCAACTTAATGTAACTTTGGGGATGATCTTGCAGACAGGTTTGCAACCCCGCCATGGCATCCGTCACCGTTCGAGGCGCTTGCGGCCAAGTCCAGCTGCGCCAGACATTACCCGCCTTTTCCCGAGATGTAGCAGTTTCTAAATTCAGTTGGCTACCCTGGCGCATGGCCTGTTGAAACAGATGCTCAATCTCATGATGGGCAATATAGTCCGGCCAGTCACCCTTAGATTGAGATGCAATATCAGCCTGGAGGTAATGGTTTGCCTCTGACTCAGGTGGGGGAGGGGAAGGTTTAACAGGTTCAGCCTTTGCTCCCGACAGATAAGCTTGAGCCAAACCAGCATGGTGCAGACGGTCTTGTTCACCCACCATCGCCTCACCCAGCTCTATTAAATAGTCTAATGCCAGGGCCGGGGGCTGGATCTGCACCTGTCGCTCAGGAGAATTGACCAAATAAGTAGAGACGTTGCCAATACCAAGATTGCGAATAAAGTCTCGCACCTGTTCGTCATAGATGCGCGATCGCAATGCCCCAAAAAAGTCGATAGCCTGGTCGGCAAAATGATTGACCAGCTGTTCAATCACAGAACTGGATAACCGATCCGGCTCAAAAATCCCCTGGACTATCCCCAACCGATCTTCATCACTAGGCTGCCAATAGAACTTATCCATCCGTCCATCCCGCACCAGGGGTGCATAAAGGGTGGAAAAATCATTGCCCGTCACCAAAATCGGCACCCGGCGAATGGGCTGAGTATCGTAGCTACCCGGTAGCTGCACATCCGTGGGGTTATCGGCAATATTCATCAAGGTGCCGTTCACTAACTGGGTATTAACGGTATACTGCGTGGTCTGATCCATCCGACTCGCCCCCGCATCCAGATCGTTAATCAGCAGTACGCACATCTTGCCCCGCACTTTGATCAGTTCTGCTGCTTCTCGATAGCGCATCCGAATCAGGCGCACTGGATCTCCTGCATCAGGGCTTTCCAGCTCACCCGCCGACATACGTACGGGCTCAATGCCCATCTGCTCAAACAACAGCTCACATTGGAAAGATTTTCCTTCTCCCTTGCGACCATGAATCCCTAAGATCAGAGGCACTCGCAGCCCTGGCAAGTCCATAAAGTTCTTGGTGATATGGACGGCCAGTCTATCTAAAAATCGAGGCGATAGGTAATAACCCATGGTCAAAGCTCAAATATGGGGAGAGGCCAGGTGGATCAAAACTAGGGATATCACACCTAAAAATTGGGCCCACTTGAATTAATAGGTGTAAACAAAGCTCGCCTATTCTCCTATGACTACTCCTCTGAACGATCGCGCTTAAACCAGTCCAGCCAAGCAGACCACTTCTGAATAATCACAGCCATTTCTGTATAGCCCGTACTGCCAGGATGGTAGCCATCTCTCGCTTTGATATCGTTTAACCAGATGCTGGAGCGGGAGAGAGGTGTCCAAATATCCAAATAGGGCACATCTAACTCTTGACTAAGAATGCCAAGGTTCTCGGAGAGATCTTTGACTCGCTCATTATGGTCAGGATCTGCGATCGCAGGCGGACCAATCATCAGAATCGGATATCGTAGCTTTGCCGTTCTAAAAATGCGCCGCGCATTCTCCAGGGACAGAGGCATATCAACCCGGCAGTGATCATATTCTTGGGCCGTATCATTTACCCCAAAGCTAAAGACCACTCGACCATTCGTACCCGCCGGACAGCGCGCTTGAACTTCCGATAGCCACCGGTCTTCAATATCAGCACTCGTACTTTGGCGAACTCCCAAGTTATAGCTGGTGAAATCATATCCTCGCCGATACATTGTGGCGCAGATGCGGCCTGTCCATCCCAAACAGCCCAGATCACCCACCCCGTTCACAAATGAATCTCCCACAAAACAAATCCGCAGATCCTTGTCGTCTTTCGGCATGATCCAAATACCCAATCACTATTGCTAAGTCATATAGGCTTTACGGCAATTGTCAAGGTATTGGCAGCAAACTTTTACAAGTATCCCCCTTACCTTGTGCATGAAGCCTTATCCACTTGTGCCAGTTTCCAGCACTCCTGACAAAAAGGAGGAGAGGTAGGTTAACCTACCTCTCCGTTCAGCTTAGAAAGCTAAGACCCTATTCACACTAGAGTTTAGTAGGGGCGGTACCCACTATTGCTACCCGGCTTATGAACAATAAAGCTCATGACTTGGCACTGGCGGATATTGTCAAATCCAACCACCCGCACATACTTATCAGAGTACTCAGAGCGGCACTCGCCAATCTCATACAAAACATCCTGAACAGAAGGATTTTTGAAAAGAGGCAACTTCCACATGGTCCAGTAGTATTCGGTTGGCTCAGGAGTATCGTTAAACTCAATTCCTGCAATATAGCCCTGATCCAAGATGTACTGAATTTGTCGACGAATCTGATCGTCGTTCAGGGGAGGCAAGTAGGAAAAGGTCTCGAAACGTCTTTCTATGGGTAAAGTTCTCATGGTTTTATCCGTAGTATTTCCATCAAAAAACTGCAAAAAAGTTTATGGGCGTTCAATCCAGCTCTTCATCAGCATCTGCTTCAAGCTCATCATCATTAGAAGGTGACTCGGGTGTAGACATTTGGGTCATTCGCTCTAGGAGCTGACGTCGATGACCTACATTCGATTCTTGAATTCCGGTCTTGACCATTTCTGGCAGGAACTCAACGACTTCCTCTGCTAAATGCTCTCTCACCGTTAACAACCGCAACGCTAACTCTCGATTTTCTTGCATGAGGGCTTCGAGGTAAAACTCACCGTCTTGAATTCGATCCGTAGAAGAAAACTCCGACAACCAAATTCCAAGACCGGGATTGGTCTCATAAAGCTGAGTCACCACTAACTTGGCCGCTTGATAGGTCAAATAGCTGATCAGCACTTGGGCTGTATCTTTGGCAACTCGTTTTTGATCCATGCAATCCAACACATCCCCAATTCAAACAGGGATAGAATAATGCGTTGAACAGTTAAGGGAGAAAGGAAAGGAACGTCCATCTTCCTCTATCTGTTCAGGGCAAAGGCACCCTTTGCCCTGGCTTCAAGGGGATTAGACTGTATCCATTGCCTCGAATTCGAACTTGATCTCTTTCCAGACTTCTAAGGCAACAGCCAGTTCAGGACTCCACTTAGCAGCTTCACGGAGAATGTCGCCACCCTCACGAGCCATGTCGCGACCTTCGTTACGAGCTTGGACACAGGCTTCAAGAGCAACCCGGTTAGCCGTTGCACCCGGTGCACAACCCCAAGGGTGACCCAAGGTTCCACCACCAAACTGGAGCACAGAATCATCACCAAAGATCTCAACTAGGGCAGGCATGTGCCAAACGTGAATACCACCGGAGGCGACAGCCATAACGCCGCCCATAGAGGCCCAGTCCTGAGTGAAGTAGATACCACGAGACAGATCTTTCTCCACATAGTTCTCACGCAAGAGATCCACGAATCCCATGGTGATGCCTTTTTCACCTTCCAACTTACCCACAACCGTACCGGTGTGGATGTGGTCACCACCAGACATGCGGAGACACTTCGAAAGAACACGGAAGTGCATACCATGGTTCTTCTGACGGTCAATCACAGCGTGCATGGCTCGGTGAATATGGAGCAGCACACCATTATCACGGCACCAGTGGGACAGGGTTGTGTTAGCGGTAAAACCACCGGTAATAAAGTCATGCATGATGATGGGCATTTCGAGTTCTTTCGCGAACTCAGCCCGCTTCAGCATCTCCTCACAGGTGGCAGCGGTAACATTTAGATAGTGACCTTTAATCTCACCGGTTTCAGCTTGGGCTTTATGAATCGCTTCAGCAACAAAGAGGAAGCGATCACGCCAGCGCATGAAAGGCTGAGAGTTAATGTTCTCATCATCCTTAGTGAAGTCAAGACCACCGCGGAGACACTCATAAACGGCTCTACCGTAGTTCTTTGCGGATAGACCTAACTTGGGCTTAATGGTACAACCCAACAAAGGACGGCCATACTTATTGATCTTGTCACGCTCAACTGTGATTCCGTGAGGAGGACCTTGGAAGGTCTTCATGTAGGCAACCGGAATACGAATATCTTCAAGACGTAAGGCCCGAAGTGCTTTGAAACCAAACACGTTACCCACAAGGGAGGTCAACAAGTTGACGACTGACCCTTCCTCAAACAAATCGAGGGGATAGGCAATATAGGCAATGTACTGATTATCTTCGTTGGCAACTGCTTCGATGTCGTAGCAACGGCCTTTGTATCGATCCAAATCGGTTAACAGGTCAGTCCACACAGTGGTCCAGGTTCCTGTTGAGGATTCAGCCGCAACAGCAGCACCAGCTTCTTCGGGAGGAACACCTGGTTGAGGGGTCATCCGGAAGGCAGCGAGGATATCTGTATCTTTTGGGGTGTAGTCCGGCGTGTAATAGGTTAGCTTGTAGTCTTTAACGCCAGCATCATATCCGGCCTTTGACTGAGTTCTAGTTTGTGAATAGGACATGTTGCTCTTGAACAACCTCATCTAAACGTGATAAATCCCGGACAAAACAACTGAGGCTAACTTTTCAGGTAGCCCGCAAAAAAATGTTGAATTTTATCCTGCAAAAATCGCCTAATGCCAACTCTTCAACGGCAAGCGAATCATAGCTTTCCTTAAGATGGCCGCCTTGAGAGGAATACTGGAGAAAGATATTTCCAACAGAAATACTCTGGAATTGGCTAAAATTCAATTTACCAGAGATTGCATAAGTTTAACTTTGGAGGTTTTGAACCTTTTGATAAGTAAATCTTATTCAATATAAGTGGATTAAGCGTATTTCATCTTTACAAGGATTCACATTAGCAAATGTAATCACCCTCGCACAACTCAGGCTTCGCTTAATTTATTTCAGGTCGACAAAACTTTACTTTTATTTAAGTATCATCTCTAACCCTTACATATACTGGGCCAGCAGGATAGGCGACTCAAATCCCCCGATTACATGAGTGTGTAGTAATGTTACGACTCCTCACGGCCCTCAGAAAAAGGAGTAATTCCACCATGAAATCCCATGCCGACGGTGACCTGGCTTATACTAACTTAAGTGGCCTTTTGTAAAAAAAATTGAGGCCATTCGTTACACTTAGCACTTAAAACACTCCTGCATGGGTTTTTGGAAAAGCTTATTTGGAAGTTCAAACGGGGCGTCTGCACAGACCCTAGCCCCTGCGAATGGCTCGATCGGGACGGCTCTGTCAATTTCCAGCAACGGGCGAGGCTCCAAATCGACCCAATCTAAAATTACTTTTAGTAAAGATCGTGAAATCGATCTGTATGAACTGGAAGAGCTTTGTGATGCCGTAGGCTGGTCCCGTCGCCCCATTCGCAAAGTCAAAAAGGCCCTCAAACATAGCTTTATTGTGGTCTCCATGTGGGAACAACGGGGTAGCTACAATCGCCTGATTGGTTTCTCTCGGGCCACCTCCGATCACACGTTTAATGCCACCATTTGGGATGTCGTCGTCCATCCTGACTTTCAAGGCCAAGGCCTGGGCAAAGCCTTGATGAAACAGATCATCAAAGAGTTACGGCGAGAGGATATTAGCAATATCACTCTTTTTGCTGACCCCCATGTCGTCAACTTTTACCGAGATTTAGGCTTTATGCCTGACCCAGAAGGCATTAAAGGGATGTTTTGGTATCCCAACTTTCGGTAATCCAGCGTTGCAGTTCTCTGGCACTCCATGTGACGACTCATAGCTGCTGCCATCCCAAGGAATCTCTCAGTTTCAGTGAGAGCTATCCCCTAATACATCCACAAACTTCTGCAGCCTGAAATAGGCTTCGATATAAACGGGGTTTAACTTCATCGCCTGCTCTAAGGCGAGGCTGGCCTCCTGATACTCTCCAAATTCAAAATGGGTCACAGCCAATCCCAGAAAGCTCTCGGCATGCTGCACATTCAATTGGGTGGCTTGTTCAAAGGCTGTCATCGCTTCTTCTTGAAATCCAATTTGAAACTGGGCTAGTCCCAAACCATAATAGGCAGCATGCAAATAAGCGTTGTAATAAATCGCTTTTTGATAAGCTAGGGCCGCTTCATCATAATTCTGAATGCGATAGAGAGCACTTGCTAGATTGCAATAGAGCTCGGCATTCTCAGGGGCATAGTCCAAAGCTTGGTTATACACAACAACCGCTTCGACAAAGTCCCGAAATTGATACAACACGCTACCCAAGCCGTTGTGAGCTGCGGCCAAAGTGGGCTGCTTTTGAATCGCCTGCTTAAAATTATTTTTTGCCCCAATATAGTCTGCTTGCTCATACTTATGTAGTCCGCGCCGCAGCCACACCATCGCCCAAGAGGTCTCATCTGTTGCTTCTGGGTCGAGGGTTGGTTGACTCGTGACGGTCGGTTGAACCAGGGTCAATCCCTCTAAAGGGTCGGGTGGGAACGGAGATTCAGGGTGTTTAGAACTTTGATGGTTTGCCTCAACGGGCTCCGTTTCATCTGGCAGTGGACTGTCCTGGCCTTCGGATTCAAAGACAGAATGGATCAGATCGGCTTCTATTTCATTGGCCAGATGTAGTCCACGTTTAATCAACGAAGACATCTGATCATCAACACGAGTATGAAGAGATGGAAGATTGAACTTACCCTGTTGGGACTGCTCACTGGGCCCCTCCACCATAATCTCTATCCCATTTTTTTCTTAAGCTCTGTTAACTGTCGCTGCGCCATCAAGATTTCTTGGTCAAAGCGATGAGACATTTCTAGCAAAAGATCCTGTCCAAGTTGCTCTAGCTTCACAGCTTTTATCCGCAATTGATGTAAATCGGATTGGGATAGCTGCTGTAATTTATCCTCAATCGACTGCAACCGCTGTCGGCTTTGAGCTATTTGGCGAATTGTCCGGATTAAATCTGCTGTTATCCCTTCCCCTTGAACCGAGTCGGGACTACTTTCCCAGTCATGCAAAATTGCCCGGAGCCGATCTTCATCCCCCGCTTCATAGGCTCGATTCACTAAGGCCATCAGTTGCTCGCGGCGATCACGCTCTTCAGGGTCTGTCGCTAGGTCAGGATGAATCCGTTTAGCCACTTCTCGATAGAGTTGTTTGAGGCGGGCGGAGGGCCGAAAGTTGTGATTAGAGGCCATCAACGTTAAGTATTTTGAAATTTGGGCATTAATCCGCTCTAATTCCTCTTGACGGATGCCCACAACCTGCATGTAGCGATATTCAAACGAGTGGAGTTCGGCCTGAAACGTAGCCAACTCCAGCTCCCGTTGCGCTAACTGAGCTTCCAAATCCAATAGCTCTGACTGCTTTTGCTGGAGTTCTAGCTCTTCTGGCGTCGATTGACGAACAAGACTACTACTCATTGACTTTGAATCGTGATGGGAGGAGATACTATTAAATCGAGTTGTGTTCAAGATAGAGAGCGTACCCTAGGGAAATGGCAAACGATGCTGCCATACCTCAGTTGAAAAGCCAGTTTTATCTAACTTAGCTTACTTACTGGTGTTGATGAAAGAGG includes:
- a CDS encoding molecular chaperone DnaJ gives rise to the protein MSSSLVRQSTPEELELQQKQSELLDLEAQLAQRELELATFQAELHSFEYRYMQVVGIRQEELERINAQISKYLTLMASNHNFRPSARLKQLYREVAKRIHPDLATDPEERDRREQLMALVNRAYEAGDEDRLRAILHDWESSPDSVQGEGITADLIRTIRQIAQSRQRLQSIEDKLQQLSQSDLHQLRIKAVKLEQLGQDLLLEMSHRFDQEILMAQRQLTELKKKMG